The following proteins come from a genomic window of Pseudomonadota bacterium:
- a CDS encoding sigma-70 family RNA polymerase sigma factor, translating into MALTLEEENLLEGCRKGGEQAWLALYRAYGRDVGVFLKSMVPHSSEIDDLVQKVFLEFLTSLDRFRGDASIRTWLHRIALRVAQHNARSNRRRARFVRAYAETLRDDARSPEGQALARVQLTQVQSVLLDLRTPFREVWILRELVGLSVAETAAVLETQPATVRTRHLRARQRVLAVLQRLDGANLELARRRSIPSAVRMKGTATS; encoded by the coding sequence GTGGCTCTGACGCTGGAAGAGGAAAATCTCCTGGAGGGGTGCCGTAAGGGCGGTGAGCAAGCCTGGTTGGCCCTCTACCGAGCCTATGGGCGGGACGTCGGCGTCTTTCTCAAGAGCATGGTGCCCCATTCCAGCGAAATCGACGACTTGGTGCAGAAGGTTTTTCTTGAATTCCTCACCTCCCTGGATCGCTTTCGCGGCGATGCAAGCATACGGACCTGGCTTCATCGAATCGCACTTCGTGTGGCCCAACACAATGCTCGCAGCAACCGCCGCAGGGCCCGCTTCGTGCGTGCCTATGCCGAGACCCTGCGAGACGACGCGAGGAGCCCGGAGGGTCAGGCACTTGCGCGCGTCCAACTAACGCAGGTGCAGAGCGTATTGTTGGACCTGCGAACGCCCTTCCGAGAAGTGTGGATTCTGCGTGAGCTGGTGGGTCTCAGCGTCGCCGAGACGGCGGCCGTGTTGGAAACGCAGCCGGCGACGGTGCGTACGCGCCACCTGCGTGCCCGGCAGCGCGTTCTTGCAGTCCTGCAGCGCTTGGATGGTGCCAACCTCGAACTCGCGCGTCGCAGGAGCATTCCCAGCGCAGTGCGTATGAAGGGAACCGCTACCTCATGA